The following proteins are encoded in a genomic region of Nicotiana sylvestris chromosome 4, ASM39365v2, whole genome shotgun sequence:
- the LOC138889894 gene encoding uncharacterized protein — MGSLAHLEAYQRPLAREVHQLASLGVRLADSSVGGVIVQNRDESSLVAEVKEKQYNDALLAQLKEGIHEHKTITFSFGMDDGTLRYEGRLCVLDIDGLREKIIAETHISKYSVHPGSTKMYHDLKEVYWWNNMKRDMADFLAKCSNCQQVKAEHQRPHILAQSIKILIWK; from the coding sequence atgggaagtttggctcacTTGGAGGCATATCAAAGGCCGTTGGcgagggaggttcaccagttggctagtctGGGAGTTCGTCTTGCGGACTCTAGTGTAGGGGGAgtaattgtgcagaatagggATGAATCATCGCTTGTAGCGGAGGTCAAAGAAAAGCAATACAACGATGCATTGTTAGCGCAACTGAAGGAGGGGATTCATGAACACAAGACCATAACTTTTTCatttggcatggatgatggtaccctacggtacgaGGGCCGCCTATGTGTTCTAGATATTGACGGTCTTCGGGAAAAGATCATAGCGGAAACTCACATTTCCAAGTATTCCGtacacccaggttctacaaaaatgtatcatgatctcaaggaagtttattggtggaataacatgaaaaggGATATGGCGGACTTTCTGGCAAAATGttcgaactgtcagcaagtgaaggccgaacatcaaaggccccATATATTGGCTCAAAGCATAAAAATTCTAATATGGAAATAg